The Montipora capricornis isolate CH-2021 chromosome 1, ASM3666992v2, whole genome shotgun sequence genome contains a region encoding:
- the LOC138047076 gene encoding uncharacterized protein: MKESYSRLGQRRSKILSIFCMVIITDARHDSSRGAQHTTVSALSHSNKKVVFSLNWSKEDMSAAASREIPMTKQVIECLATLGHRVGEAAHDYVPGLKHWFSTKGIKNSYDSWHGGKGVKKAIQKVASGLVRDAEKSWFAELSCKVKCTKTHIYYGMKNCNGDADVLRNYNYYQHSGSLPVS; the protein is encoded by the exons ATGAAAGAAAGTTACTCGAGGCTCGGACAGAGGCGCAGCAAGATCCTCAGTATTTTCTGCATG GTCATCATAACTGATGCACGACATGATTCTAGCCGTGGAGCCCAACATACGACTGTTTCAGCATTATCACACAG CAATAAAAAGGTTGTATTCAGTTTAAACTGGTCAAAAGAGGACATGAGTGCAGCGGCATCAAGAGAAATACCCATGACCAAACAAGTCATAGAATGTTTGGCAACCCTTG GTCACCGGGTCGGTGAAGCAGCACATGACTATGTGCCAGGCTTGAAACATTGGTTTAGTACTAAGGGGATAAAAAACTCTTACGACAGTTGGCATG gtGGAAAAGGTGTGAAGAAAGCTATCCAAAAGGTAGCTAGTGGTCTTGTTCGGGATGCAGAAAAAAGTTGGTTTGCAGAATTGTCATGCAAAG TCAAATGTACAAAGACACACATCTACTATGGGATGAAAAATTGCAATGGTGATGCTGATGTACTGAGGAACTATAATTATTACCAACATAGTGGATCATTACCAG TGTCGTGA